The following are from one region of the Endozoicomonas sp. 4G genome:
- a CDS encoding V-type ATP synthase subunit A, which yields MSEQTNTEPEQQASARVVAVMGDIITIRSLGSKPLTKNEVVYVMPSRRANEQVEEQLMAEVLRVRGDIADIQVYEDTRGVAVGDAIIQTGQLLSLELGPGILSMIYDGLQNPLERLAALHGKFLQRGVQIDALDRSQSWAFTAVAKIGDKLHAGETFGTVPEGRFTHRIMIPFNTEGEVEVTWIQEGSFSVDTVVAKVRNQQGAQIDLTMVQRWPVRHSISETLSRKGKTERQYPDTPLVTTQRIVDTFFPIARGGTGCIPGPFGSGKTVLQHSFSRYCDADIVIVTACGERAGEVVETIEEFPHLQDPTTGGSLIDRTVIICNTSSMPVAAREASIYTGLTLGEYYRQMGYHVLALADSTSRWAQAMRETSNRLEEIPGEEGFPAYMDSAIKGVYERCGVIRNEEGDEGSLTLVGSVSPAGGNFEEPVTQATLSTVKTFLGLSYDRAYKRFYPAIDPLISWSRYLDQLSQWYSNNLSHDWVDTVKEMQALLVKGDSINQMMQVTGEEGITLEDYVTFQKSFFLDMVYLQQDAFDDVDSSCPLSRQQACFELVVSLINQQYTFKDKEIARDYFVKLTGLFKNLNYSHDGSPEYNGYLQKIEELRNQYTGTSAAA from the coding sequence ATGAGTGAACAGACAAACACAGAACCGGAACAACAGGCTTCAGCCCGGGTCGTTGCCGTGATGGGTGATATCATCACCATCAGGAGTCTGGGCAGTAAGCCACTGACCAAAAACGAAGTCGTCTACGTGATGCCCAGCCGCCGTGCCAATGAGCAGGTGGAGGAGCAACTGATGGCGGAAGTCCTCAGAGTTCGCGGCGATATTGCTGACATTCAGGTCTACGAAGATACCCGGGGAGTGGCAGTAGGTGATGCCATTATCCAGACCGGGCAGCTGCTCTCTCTGGAGCTGGGCCCTGGCATTCTTTCCATGATCTACGATGGTTTGCAAAACCCCCTGGAAAGGCTGGCCGCCCTGCACGGTAAATTCCTGCAGCGCGGTGTTCAGATTGACGCCCTTGATCGCAGTCAGAGCTGGGCCTTTACGGCAGTCGCCAAGATTGGCGACAAACTGCACGCCGGTGAAACCTTTGGCACCGTCCCGGAAGGTCGTTTTACCCACAGGATCATGATTCCTTTTAACACCGAAGGTGAAGTGGAAGTGACCTGGATTCAGGAAGGCTCCTTCAGCGTTGACACCGTGGTGGCCAAAGTACGCAACCAGCAGGGTGCCCAGATCGATCTGACCATGGTCCAGCGATGGCCGGTACGTCACTCCATTTCTGAAACCCTGTCCAGAAAAGGTAAAACTGAACGTCAGTATCCTGATACTCCGCTGGTCACTACCCAGAGAATCGTGGACACTTTTTTCCCCATTGCCCGGGGTGGCACCGGTTGTATCCCCGGCCCATTCGGTTCTGGTAAAACCGTACTGCAACACTCTTTCTCCCGCTACTGCGATGCCGACATTGTCATCGTCACAGCCTGTGGTGAACGTGCCGGTGAGGTAGTAGAAACCATTGAAGAGTTTCCACACCTGCAAGACCCAACCACTGGCGGCTCCCTTATCGACCGTACCGTTATCATCTGCAACACCTCATCCATGCCGGTAGCCGCCCGTGAAGCTTCTATCTACACCGGTCTGACACTGGGTGAGTACTACCGCCAAATGGGCTACCACGTCCTCGCTCTGGCAGACTCCACTTCCCGCTGGGCCCAGGCCATGCGTGAGACGTCCAACCGGCTGGAAGAAATTCCCGGTGAAGAAGGTTTCCCGGCCTACATGGACTCTGCCATTAAAGGCGTCTACGAGCGTTGCGGTGTCATTCGTAACGAAGAAGGCGACGAAGGTTCTCTAACCCTGGTGGGCTCGGTATCCCCTGCCGGTGGTAACTTCGAGGAACCCGTGACTCAGGCCACCCTGAGTACGGTCAAAACTTTCCTGGGCCTGTCGTACGACCGCGCTTACAAACGTTTCTACCCTGCTATTGATCCACTGATCTCCTGGTCCCGCTACCTGGATCAGTTATCCCAATGGTACAGCAACAACCTGTCTCATGACTGGGTAGATACCGTTAAGGAGATGCAGGCCCTGCTGGTCAAAGGTGACAGCATTAACCAGATGATGCAGGTGACCGGGGAAGAAGGTATTACTCTGGAAGATTACGTCACTTTCCAGAAATCGTTCTTCCTGGATATGGTCTACCTGCAACAGGATGCCTTTGATGACGTTGACAGCAGTTGCCCACTGAGCCGCCAGCAGGCCTGCTTTGAACTGGTGGTCAGCCTGATCAATCAGCAGTACACCTTTAAGGATAAAGAAATCGCCCGTGACTACTTCGTGAAACTGACCGGCCTGTTCAAGAACCTCAATTACTCACACGACGGTTCCCCTGAATACAACGGCTATCTGCAGAAGATCGAAGAATTAAGAAATCAGTATACCGGGACTTCTGCCGCGGCCTGA
- a CDS encoding DUF2764 family protein has protein sequence MADHAYYTLVTSLPHIDSLFDSKITPISRLQLDRRLSMLNQEDQDTLVKVEQLMHWSHLGDNVDETALIKLAARLHGELPSQTLRDLVNWRLDMRTVMAALRRKRQGRQAPGDPQWSFGTRYAYIRRNWSHPTLGLQHAFPWIPQAIDCLNRQDYLTLEKTLLEAVWRRLDDAGRQHSFDFEAVVIYILRWNLVARWTTYDGEQALERFNELTDRALGDFINRLPGTAFGTNL, from the coding sequence ATGGCAGACCATGCCTATTACACTCTGGTGACTTCGCTGCCCCACATTGATTCGCTGTTTGACAGCAAGATCACCCCGATCTCACGTCTGCAACTGGATCGACGCCTCTCCATGCTGAACCAGGAAGACCAGGACACCCTGGTCAAGGTGGAGCAGCTGATGCACTGGAGCCATCTGGGCGATAATGTCGACGAGACCGCCCTGATCAAACTGGCCGCCCGCCTGCACGGGGAGCTTCCCAGCCAGACGCTGCGGGACCTGGTCAACTGGCGGCTGGACATGAGAACCGTCATGGCAGCACTGCGTCGTAAAAGACAGGGCAGGCAGGCACCGGGCGATCCTCAATGGAGCTTTGGTACCCGCTATGCCTACATTCGCCGCAACTGGAGCCATCCGACACTGGGCCTTCAGCACGCCTTCCCGTGGATTCCACAGGCCATTGATTGCCTGAACAGGCAGGATTATCTCACTCTGGAGAAAACCCTGCTGGAAGCCGTATGGCGGCGATTGGACGACGCTGGCAGACAGCACAGCTTCGACTTTGAAGCGGTCGTGATCTACATACTGCGCTGGAACCTGGTCGCCCGCTGGACGACTTACGACGGTGAGCAGGCATTGGAACGCTTTAACGAATTGACCGACCGGGCGCTGGGTGACTTTATCAACCGGTTGCCGGGAACAGCCTTTGGAACAAACTTATGA